TGGGGCGCAATCGTCGTCGGCGGCCTCGCGGGCGGACAGCTGCCGGTCGTGTTCAGCTTCATCGAGAACCGGATGAAAATCGACGACGTCTGTGCCGTCTTCCCGGTCCACGGGAGCGCCGGCGTGCTCGGCACGCTGCTGTTCCCGTTCGTCGCCACGTCCGGCACGGTCGGGTCGGTCGTTAACGCCTTTATCGCACAGCTGATCGGCGTCGCCGCCATCGCGGGCTGGACGATTGTCGCAACCGGGGTCGTCTGGTACGCCCTCAAGGCGGCCGGCCAGGCGCGGGTCACGCCCGAACACGAGCAGGAAGGGCTGGACGTCAGCGAACACGGCGTCGAGACCTACCCCGAGTTCGGTGGTGGCGAGAGCGTCGTCGCCGATGGTGGTAAAGTGAGCCCGAGCATGCGTACTGACGGAGGTTCCCAAGATGACTGACGAAACCGACGACTCTGAAATCAAGATGGTAGTCGCAATGGTTCGACCGGACAAACTCGGCGACGTGAAGAAGGCGCTCGCCGAGGTCGGCGCGCCCTCGCTGACAGTGACGAACGTCTCCGGTCGCGGCTCACAGCCCGCAAAGAAGGGGCAGTGGCGCGGCGAGGAGTACGTCGTCGACCTGCACCAGAAGGTCAAAGTCGAGACGGTGGTCGCGGACATCCCCGCGGAGGATGTCGTCGACGCCATCGCCGACGGTGCCCATACCGGCGAGAAAGGTGACGGCAAGATATTCGTCCTCCCCGTGGACAACGCCTATCAGGTCCGAACCGGCAAAGAAGGCCCAGAGGCAGTCTGAGCGGACGAAATGGTCGATGATACCGACAGACAGGTAGTGAACGCACTGCTCCAGGACGGCCGGGCGAGCGCCCGTGACGTCGCCGCCGCGACCGGTATCGCGGCGACCACGGTGTCTCGCCGGATGGACGACCTGGAGGCGACCGGTGTGATCGACGAATACACCGTCGACATCGATTACGGGGCGCTGGGCTACGACGTGACCGCCGTGTTCCAGCTCTCCGTCGAGGGCGACGGGCTCGGACGGGTGGTGGACCAGTTACGGGATCGACGCGAGATGATCGCGGTCTACGAAGTGACCGGCGACCACGACATCGTGGCCGTCGGGAAGTTCACCGACACGCAGTCGATGAACGAGCGGATAAAGACGCTGCTGACCGACGAGGATATCCGATCTGCCTCGACGTCAGTCGTACTGAATACGGTGTGCGAACACGAGCAGTTCCCGGTCGACGGAACTGACGCCTGAGGACGACGCCTGTTTTCCGACTGGCAACCACAGCAGTGAGTAGCGTCCCGTATCGGTTTGGAGACCTATTGAGCGATGAAGGAAGGTTTAATTACAGCAGTAGTAATATATTTTTCATCATGGATTGGGATGCTCGGGGGTCAACGGTGACGCGACGGGAGCTACTCGGAGCCGTCGGAGCGAGTTCGCTCGCCGGACTTGCTGGCTGTGGCGGGGGCAGTCGCGCCACGACGCCGACAAGCAGTGCCACAGCGTACGCGAACCAGCCGGTCGACGACGACCAGGTGACGCTTGGCTTCACAGTCCCGCAGTCGGGGTCGTTCTCGCCGCTTGGGACCGGCCAGCAGCGCGGGTTCGAACTGGCCATCGACCACCTCAACGAGGGCGGCGGCTGGGTCGACACCGACGCGTGGCAGGCGCTGTCCGGGGACGGCATTCTCGGCCGGACGGTCGAGAGCGTCATAGCTGACACGGAGTCCAGTTCGAAAACGGCCCGTGACGTGGCAGAGACGCTGGTCGAGCAGGACGGTGCCGTGATGGTCGCCGGCGGCGGGTCGACGAACACAGCCCGGGAGTTGCTCAAGTACTGTCCGACCCGCGGCGTGGTCCACATGCTCGGGTTCGCGCCGGGGACGAACGTTACGGGGATCGGCTGCTCGCGGTACGGGTTTCAGGAGATGCACAACGGTCGGATGGCCGCCAACGCGCTGGCTCCGGTGTTGACCGAGCGGTTCGACGGGCGAACGGAGTTCTACCAGTTGCACGCCAGCTCGGATTTCGGTTTCACGCAGTCCGAGCAGTTCAAGCGCCGGTTCCAGTCGGAGAACTGGAGCGAGATGGGCGCGACGAAGACGCGGGTCGGAACGGAGAACTTCAGGCCGCAGTTGCAGGAGGCCGTGGACACTGACGTCGACGCCATCGTGTTGTCCTACCGCGGGCGCGACGCAGTCACCGCGCTGAACCAGGCGACGGATATAGTCCCGGAAGAGATGGACATCGTCATGCCGATCGTGAGTCGGCAACTGGCCCGCGATGTCGGCGCCGACATGGCCGGTATCGTCGGCACTATTTCGTGGGATTACAGCATCGAGACACCGCTCTCGACGGCGTTCACGGAGGCGTTCGATGCGGCGTACGCCGACGATCAGGTCCGGGTCCCGTCAGACCAGGCTCGACTGGCCTACGCGCAGACGCTCCAGTACGCCGCGGCCGTCGAGCGGGCCGGGACGTTCGAACCGCCGGCCGTCATCCGTGAACTCGAAGGCACCACGTACCAGGCCGGACGCGGCGAGGCGACGTTACGGGCATGCGATCACCAGTCGGTGGGACCTGTTCCCGTCGTCGAAGGATCCAGTCAGGGCCCCGAGGTACTCGACGTCATTCAGCTTTCGGCTGACGTCGCGTACGGCTGCGAGGAGTATCCCGCAAGCGAGTGTACTGACCTGGGGCCGTACGAACCCGAGACGGCCGACAGTTGAGGGGCGGTGGCGTTAAGCCGCTCGCGCCGCTCCAGAAGATATGGGCTTGAAAGTGGACGTGCGGAAGCTGGACCTTTTCAATCAGATGGCAAAGGAGGGGTCTGGGACAGTCGCGGAGAACCTCGGGCAGCTGACCGGGCTCGACGCGACAGTTCGGACCTCACAGATCAATTTTCTCGACATTGCGGACGTCAAAACACACATCGGCGACGACAAGGGCGTCGGCATCTACGTCGAACTGAACGAACCGCCCTACGGCTACGTCCTGTTTCTGCTCGAACCAGACGACAGCAAGCAGATGGCCAGCGCGATGATGGGTGGAATGGGTGAGCCAAGCGAGGGCGAGGGGTTCTCCGACATGGAACGGTCGGCGATGCAGGAGATCGGCAACATCATGACCTCCGCGTTCATCGACGGGTGGGCCAACGTGCTGGAGACGACCATCGACATGGGGACACCGAACTTCGTGTTCGGGCCGGCCGACGGCATCGTCGACGAGATGGGCGGCTGGCCGGACTCCGACCTGGTGTTCGTCGTCGACTCGCGTATCACCGTCGACGACGGCGACCTCGGGATGACCGTGTACACGTTCCCCGAACTGGAGGACCTCGTCGCGCTCATCCAGGATATCGACCTCGATACCGACGTCGCAGTAGACACCGAAGCCAGCGACATTCTCGACTGACATCGGTCCCCTATCTCTTCTCCCCCTTTTCCTCGCACGGCCAGGGTGGATGTAATCACCGAGAAGACAGTCTGAAGGCCGTCACTACCAGATACCAGCGCCTTCTATGCTAATTGTTCACTCATTCCTATTGAAAAAAGTATTATATATATTTACCATCAAAAAGCTGGTATGGGATCGGAAAGAGGGGGAGCAGTTGACAGGCGGTCCGTACTACAGATCGCCGGTGGGGTCAGTACCGCAGGGCTCGCCGGGCTGGCGGGATGTCAGGGCGAGGGTTCGACAGCCGAAAACACACCGGAACATCCACCGCTCGGGAACTATCCGGTCGACGGAGAAACGGTCACGCTCGGCTTCAACGTCCCACAGTCGGGGACCTACGCCGCCGAAGGGCGCGACGAACTCCGGGGGTATGAGCTCGCGGTCACGCATCTCAACGAGGGCGGTGGCTGGGTCGGACAACGCTCCTTTGACGTGCTCAGCGGCGACGGCGTGCTCGGGAAGACCGTCGAGTACGTCACCGCGGACACGGAGACGAAACCGGATGTCGCAACGGCCAACGCCGAGGAGATGATCGAGCAAGACGACGTCATCATGTTCTCCGGCGGCTCGTCCAGTTCCGTCGCCATCGCCCAGCAGGACGTCGCACAGGCCCAGAAGGTCCCGTACATGTGCTGTCTGACCCACTCGAACGACACGACGGGACGGGATTGTGTCCGCTACAGCTTCCGGGAGATGTTCAACGCGTACATGACCGCACAGGCGCTGCTTCCGGTACTCAAGGAACGGTTCGGCCGGGAGGCTCAGTACGTCCAGATCTACGCGGACTACAACTGGGGGCAAACGATGGAGTCGTCGATCCGTGATTTCTTCACCTCGAGTGGCTGGGTCGAACTCACGAGCATCCCAACGCGTCTCGGGACGACGGACTACGAGGAGCCGCTCAAGCAGGCCCGGGACGCCGGCGCGGAGGTCGTCTTCCTCGACCACTACGGACTCGACGCCGCGAACTCGCTGACAAAAGCCCAGGAGATTCTCCCGGACGAGGTGGGGATTGTGGTGCCGCTGTACAACCGCATCGTGGCACAGAACGCCTCGAAGGCGCTCGACGGCGTCGTCGGGACGGTCGCGTGGGACACCAGCGTCTCGTCTGACCTCTCGAACGAGTTCAAGAACGCCTTCACCGCCGAGTACGGGAACGCACAGCGGCCCTCCGGCGTGGCCCATCTGGCTTACGCACAGACGCTCCAGTACGCCGCGGCCGTCGAGCGGGCCGGCACCTTCTACCCGCCGGCGGTTATCCGGGAACTGGAAGACCACGAGTACTCGGTCGGGCTTGGCAGCCAGACAATGCGGCGCTGTGACCATCAGGCCCAGCGTGGCGTGCCGGTGGTCGAAGGGCTCTCCGAGTCCGAGCAGTCCCTTGGCCGGTTCTACGACCTGCTCAGCGTCACGAAGGCGGTCGGATACGACTGTGACGGCGGCCCGGCCGCCGAGTGCGAACTCGGAGACTACGGGGACTAGAGCCAGAGCGCAGCGACTACTGCGCAACGGAAAAATACGGCAAACGGAGAACCGAACGGGGACGTGGACACGAGCAGTCCCCAGCTGTCAGAGGCAGACGGACGCGCTGTGACGGACACGTCACGTCGGCGTATCCGGCTGTTCGGAGCCGGGGCCGCGTTACTCCAGTAGCTCCGGTTCCGCGTCGTATGCCACCCCCTTGACCGCGGATTCCGGCGGATCGTCTCCGTCGTGGTCGGTCAGGCAGTCTGTCTCAGCCATGGTCAGTCGTCCGCCGAAATCGGCTGGCCCTCGGCGTCGGTCGGGGCCGGGCTTTCGCCGTCGTCGAATGGATACCACGACTGCTTGCCGTCGGCTAGACACGGGTCGGTGTACCCCTGGACCTCGTGGGGTTCGGCCAGTTCGACGATGGTCTCGTGACCGGTGGCGTCGACCCACTCGCGGAAGGTCTGACCCTCCGAGCGAAGCGCGGCGTAGGCTTCGACAATGTTGGCGATCATGCCCGGCACCTCGTCAGCAGGGACGCGCTGGCGGACCCACTCGATGAACGTCGGCTCCTCGCCGATGCCGCCGCCGACGCCCACGTCGACGGCTTCGACCATCTGGCCGTCCTTGCGGGCGCGCATCCCCTGTAAGCCGATGTCGGCCGTCATCGCCTGGCCGCAGTCGGCCGTACAGCCCGAGAAGTGCATCTTGATGCGGTCCACGTCGTCGGGCACGTCGACGTTGTCACCGAGCCAGCGGAGCAAGCGGGCCATCCGCGCCTTCGTCTCCGTGAGCGCGAGCGAGCAGAACTCCGTCCCGGTACAGGCCATCGCGCCCTGAACGAACGGGTTCGGCTCGGGCGAGTGTTTCTCCAGCAGCGGCTCGTTGAGGAGGTTCGAGAGATTCCCGTCGGGTACGTCCATGATGAGCGGGTTCTGCCGGCGGGTCAGTCGCACCTCGCCGGAGCCGTAGGCGTCGGCGAGATCCGCGAGTTCGATGGCGTCCTCGGCGGAGAGTCGGCCGACCGGCACCGAGAGGCCGACGTAGTTCTTGTCGTCTTTCTGGTCGTAGACGCCGACGTGGTCGTGGGCACCGTACTCCGTGTGCTTGCCGGCGTTGTACGTGTACTCCCCGCGGAAGTCGGTCCCGGCGGTTTCGAACTCGAAATCAAGCCGTTCGTCGAGTTCTTCCCGGATGGCGTCAGTACCGTGTTCATCGACGAAAAAGCGCGCGCGGTTCTTCGAGCGGTTCTGGCGGTTGCCCGCTTCGTGGTAGTACTCGACGAAGGCCCGCACGGTCTCGACGGCGTGTTTGGGCCGAATGAACAGGTCGAGCGGACGGGCTTCGCGCGGTTCGCGGCCGCCGAGGCCGCCGCCGACGCGGACGTTGAACCCCTCGACTTCCTCGCCAGCAATGAACTTGTGGGCCGGCTCCAGCCCGATGTCGTTGATGCTGTCCTGGGCACACCCCTGCTTGCACCCCGTCACCGAGATATTGAACTTCCGGGGCATGTTGGCCAGGTCGTTATCGTCGCGGATGGTCTCCTGAATCTCGTCCAGAATCGGGCGGGACTCGACGTACTCCTCGGCCTTGCCGGCGACCGGGCAGCCGGAGATGTTCCGCATCGTGTCCCCGCCCGCCGAGCGCGAGGAGACGCCGACGGCTTCGAGTTTCTCCCAGATCTCCGGGATGTCTTCGAGCTTGAGCCAGTGCAACTGGATGGACTGTCGCGTCGTGAGGTCGATCCAGCCGTTCCCGAACTCGGGGTTCTCGGCCGGTCCCTTCGCGTAGTCCCGAGCGACCTCGCCGATGGCCCGAAGCTGGTCGGGCTCCAGGACGCCGCCGCAGTTGGTCAGCCGCATCATGAAATACGACTCCTGGCCGCCGCGGTGGTGGAACACCCCCCAGAACTTGAACCGCGAGAACCACTTCTCCCGTTCGTCCTCGGGAATCGACTCCCAGCCCTTCTCGGCGAACTCCTCTAACTTCTCCCGTACCTCGTCGCCGTACAGCTCCGCCTTGTACTCCTCCTTTTTATGTGCCATCTTCGCGCGCCCCCGTTCTTAATGGATGTAGTTTTTTATCTCTCATATCTATCTGAATGTCCGCTAATTCACGTCTAAGTACTGAGGTCGATTCCTTATAACGCTATTCGTTAAAGAAATAAAGAATAATAGAGCGTTAGAAAATGGCCGTCCAGAATTATACCGTCTGAGAGGTGTTTAAAGAGGTTATACACTGCCCCGTCGACAGAGATGAAACCGCAGGACGGCAATCGGTTGTCCGGTCGAGTTCGGGACTGTGCGTCGGGGACGCTCCGCGGGCGTGATTCGCCCGACCGGAGCGCGACCCCGTAGAACTGAGGTGTCAGTCGCGCGCGAGCCGAACCGACGAGGGACGCGACACACCGGCCTGTTCAGTGCGTCACGCGTGCGGAAAAGAGAAAGAACGGCTCGTTCGAGAGCGATGAGCGTCAGTCGTCGCCGGAGGCGACAGTGGTGCCTTCCTGCGTGCTTCCGACGAACCCAGCCGTGTTAGCGACTTTCGCGATTTCCGGCTGGAACACCCATGCAGACAGCAACACAATCGGAATCATGGTAACGGCGGCCACGGAGTACCCCAGGTGGAGGTTCGCCAGCCACGGCGCGGAGTAAAACAGCGGGTAGACGATGCCGCCGACGGTGCCGACGCCGCCGACGACGCCCGCGACCGAACCCGAGTCGTTCGGGAACATCGCGGGCACCTGCGCGAAGATAGCGCCCTCGGCCCAGGCACAGCCCGTGCCCACGAGGAAGCCGATGACGACGGCGTTCATCAGGACCCCGGAGAGTCCGGCCAGCGTCATGGCGAACATCATCACCACGATGAAACAGAGCCCGAGGAACGTCCACTGTTCGCGGTACTGGCCCTTGAAGAACGGCAGGAGGTTCTTCTCCTTGCGGGCCAGCAGGTCGCTGCCGTAGCCGCCAAAGGGCCGGAGCAGGCCGGCGGCAATTGAGAACGTCGCCGCGAAGGTGCTCGCGATGACGAGGTTGTCCTGGTTGAACGCTTCGCGGTAGTAGGTGGCGAGCCACCCGTTCATCGACAGTTCGAGGCCGAAGGACATGATGTACGCGGCGGCGAGGACGACGGTGCCGTAGCGCGTGGCCGTGTGTAGCCAGCCCTTGAAGTTGGTGTCCTCCTTGGTCGCCTGGCGTTTCGCCTCGCTTTTCGCGGCCTCGCCCAGCGTGTAGTAGGCGATTGCGAGGAGGATGGAGACGATGCCGGTGTAGAAGAAGGCGGCCCGCCAGTTCGTCGAGAACAGCGGCCCGTTCCAGCCGGACCCGAACACACGGGGCAGGATGAGCGCCCCGCCGGCGGCACCGGCGTTCCCGACGCCGGCGTAGATGCCCTCCGCCAGGCCGAGGTTCTCCTCTTCGAACCACTCGGCGACGTGCTGGATGCCGATGACGAACGTGATGCCGGCCGTCGCCACGATGAGTCGCAACACGAAGAACACGGAGTAGTCCTGTGCGAAGGCGCTCCCTATCGAGAACACGCCGACGTAGGCCAGTACGATGGCGAAGATGGCCGGCGCACCGAACTTATCCGAGAGCCAGCCGGTGAGCATCCGGCCGAACGGTGCCATCCAGATGGCCGAACTGGCGAGAATACCGATTTCCGCGGTCGAGAGCCCGAACTCCTCTGCCATCGGGCCGGTAAACGGCGCAAAGGAGAACCAGATGAGAAACGAGAAATTGAACCCGATAGTCGCCAGCAACAGCGTCCGGTACTTCGTCATCTTGATCAGTCCCATGCCGACACCTCAGTTACGGACGCGGTATTGTTCACGGTCGATAACGAGACTTTGTTCACCAATCCGCCTTTATTTTGGATGTGTGCCCACATCAGTACATGAAGTCCGAAAGTCCCACCATTTAATAACAGTAACCGTTTACAGAACGGCTATTCTACCCAGCCTGAGTGGATAGACCGCAAATATATCATCGGATATCCCCTGTTTAAGGACATTGAACGCCCAGCGGACGGGGGAATAATTGGACATATTTAGATTACTTCGGACGGCGATGGAGAAGCGCGTGTCGACGAACCGTCGGGGCCGCGCCCGATATCGGCTCAGTCGGCCGTGGCGGGCGGGAGTTCAGCCTCGGCGGCGACGAGGCGGGCGGCACACTGCTTGAAGTTCGGTTCGTCGGACTGGGGGTCGCGGTCCGAAAGCGTCAGCCGGTTCGTTGCCGGGTGGTGAATGGGGAGCCACACCATCCCCTCGGGGACGCCCTCGTCGCGGTCGATGGCGACCGTCGCGGAGCCACGGCGGGTCTCGACGGTCAGCCGGTCGTCGGTAACGAGGCCGCTGTGTTCCTCGACGGTCTCGGGGTGGATGCGGGCCACCAGCGGACCGGCCTCACCCCCGCGGGACCGGACGCCGGTGTTATACCCGTCGGCCTCGCGGGCCGTGGTCAGCGTCAGCGGGTAGTCGTCGTCGGTCGGCTCCGGGAGCGACTCCTGGCGGCCCGTCGAGAACTGTGCGCGGCCGGAGGCGGTGGGGAACGACCACGACTCGTCGTCGTAGTAGCGGTAGCCGCCCGAACTCACCCCGTCGGGCGCGGGCCACCTGACGGCGTGGCTGTCGTCGAGGCGTTCGTAGGTGATGCCCGAGCAGTCGGCGACTGTCCCCTCGGTGAGGGCGGTGAACTCGTCGAAGACGTCCGAGGGGTCCGGCGACGTGCTCTCGAACAGGCCGGGGAACAGCCGCGAGCCGATGGTGGCGATGATGTCCAGATCCGGCCTGACGCCGCTTGGCAGGTCAGTCGCCGACCGGACCCGGGAGATGGTCCGCTCCATGTTCGTCGTCGTCCCGTCGCTCTCGCCCCACGTCGCGGCGGGCAGGACCACGTCGGCGATTTCCGTCGTTTCGGTGTGGAAGGCGTCCTGCACGACGACGAAGGCGTCTTCGAGCGTCTCGCGCACAGAGTCGGCCTCGGGCATCCCGGCAACGGGATTGGTGGCGACGGCCCAGACGGCGTCTGGCTCGCCTTCGAGCATCCCGACAGGGCCGGGGCCGGTGTCGTCGGGGAGGCGGTCGACCGGTACGCCCCAGTGGTCGGCAACGAGGCGGCGGTGGTCCGGATCCTCGAAGGCCCGCTGGCCGGGCCAGGACCCCTTCGAGGAGCAGATGCGGGTCCCCATCGAGTTGGCCTGGCCGGTCAGCGAGAACGGGCCACCACCGGGCCGGAGGTTCCCCGTCGCCAGCGTCAGGTCGATGAGCGCCCGGGCGGTCTCGGTCCCCTGGACGTGCTGATTGATGCCCATGCCCCAGTAGACCAGCGCTTGCTGGTCCATCGCGTCGGCCAGCAGGTCCACCTGGGCCATCTCGACACCGGCCTCGGCTGCCGCGTCGGCGGCGTCGGGCAGGGTCGCGAGCAGGTCGTCGAATCCCTCGGTTGCTGCGTCGACGAACTCGCGGTCGACCCGCCCCGTTTCGACGATGCGGGCGAGGACGGCCCGGGCCAGCGCGAGGTCCTTCCCCGGGTCGGGCGCGACGTGGTGCTCGGAGTTCTCTGCGGTCTCGGAGCGGACGGGGTCGACGACGATGATTTCGACGCCGTCCGCGCCGGCGGACTGCTGAATCCAGCGGAACA
The genomic region above belongs to Haloarcula hispanica ATCC 33960 and contains:
- a CDS encoding P-II family nitrogen regulator translates to MTDETDDSEIKMVVAMVRPDKLGDVKKALAEVGAPSLTVTNVSGRGSQPAKKGQWRGEEYVVDLHQKVKVETVVADIPAEDVVDAIADGAHTGEKGDGKIFVLPVDNAYQVRTGKEGPEAV
- the lrp gene encoding HTH-type transcriptional regulator Lrp; this translates as MVDDTDRQVVNALLQDGRASARDVAAATGIAATTVSRRMDDLEATGVIDEYTVDIDYGALGYDVTAVFQLSVEGDGLGRVVDQLRDRREMIAVYEVTGDHDIVAVGKFTDTQSMNERIKTLLTDEDIRSASTSVVLNTVCEHEQFPVDGTDA
- a CDS encoding substrate-binding protein codes for the protein MDWDARGSTVTRRELLGAVGASSLAGLAGCGGGSRATTPTSSATAYANQPVDDDQVTLGFTVPQSGSFSPLGTGQQRGFELAIDHLNEGGGWVDTDAWQALSGDGILGRTVESVIADTESSSKTARDVAETLVEQDGAVMVAGGGSTNTARELLKYCPTRGVVHMLGFAPGTNVTGIGCSRYGFQEMHNGRMAANALAPVLTERFDGRTEFYQLHASSDFGFTQSEQFKRRFQSENWSEMGATKTRVGTENFRPQLQEAVDTDVDAIVLSYRGRDAVTALNQATDIVPEEMDIVMPIVSRQLARDVGADMAGIVGTISWDYSIETPLSTAFTEAFDAAYADDQVRVPSDQARLAYAQTLQYAAAVERAGTFEPPAVIRELEGTTYQAGRGEATLRACDHQSVGPVPVVEGSSQGPEVLDVIQLSADVAYGCEEYPASECTDLGPYEPETADS
- a CDS encoding chemotaxis protein CheC — protein: MGLKVDVRKLDLFNQMAKEGSGTVAENLGQLTGLDATVRTSQINFLDIADVKTHIGDDKGVGIYVELNEPPYGYVLFLLEPDDSKQMASAMMGGMGEPSEGEGFSDMERSAMQEIGNIMTSAFIDGWANVLETTIDMGTPNFVFGPADGIVDEMGGWPDSDLVFVVDSRITVDDGDLGMTVYTFPELEDLVALIQDIDLDTDVAVDTEASDILD
- a CDS encoding substrate-binding protein, giving the protein MGSERGGAVDRRSVLQIAGGVSTAGLAGLAGCQGEGSTAENTPEHPPLGNYPVDGETVTLGFNVPQSGTYAAEGRDELRGYELAVTHLNEGGGWVGQRSFDVLSGDGVLGKTVEYVTADTETKPDVATANAEEMIEQDDVIMFSGGSSSSVAIAQQDVAQAQKVPYMCCLTHSNDTTGRDCVRYSFREMFNAYMTAQALLPVLKERFGREAQYVQIYADYNWGQTMESSIRDFFTSSGWVELTSIPTRLGTTDYEEPLKQARDAGAEVVFLDHYGLDAANSLTKAQEILPDEVGIVVPLYNRIVAQNASKALDGVVGTVAWDTSVSSDLSNEFKNAFTAEYGNAQRPSGVAHLAYAQTLQYAAAVERAGTFYPPAVIRELEDHEYSVGLGSQTMRRCDHQAQRGVPVVEGLSESEQSLGRFYDLLSVTKAVGYDCDGGPAAECELGDYGD
- a CDS encoding nitrite/sulfite reductase; translation: MAHKKEEYKAELYGDEVREKLEEFAEKGWESIPEDEREKWFSRFKFWGVFHHRGGQESYFMMRLTNCGGVLEPDQLRAIGEVARDYAKGPAENPEFGNGWIDLTTRQSIQLHWLKLEDIPEIWEKLEAVGVSSRSAGGDTMRNISGCPVAGKAEEYVESRPILDEIQETIRDDNDLANMPRKFNISVTGCKQGCAQDSINDIGLEPAHKFIAGEEVEGFNVRVGGGLGGREPREARPLDLFIRPKHAVETVRAFVEYYHEAGNRQNRSKNRARFFVDEHGTDAIREELDERLDFEFETAGTDFRGEYTYNAGKHTEYGAHDHVGVYDQKDDKNYVGLSVPVGRLSAEDAIELADLADAYGSGEVRLTRRQNPLIMDVPDGNLSNLLNEPLLEKHSPEPNPFVQGAMACTGTEFCSLALTETKARMARLLRWLGDNVDVPDDVDRIKMHFSGCTADCGQAMTADIGLQGMRARKDGQMVEAVDVGVGGGIGEEPTFIEWVRQRVPADEVPGMIANIVEAYAALRSEGQTFREWVDATGHETIVELAEPHEVQGYTDPCLADGKQSWYPFDDGESPAPTDAEGQPISADD
- a CDS encoding MFS transporter translates to MGLIKMTKYRTLLLATIGFNFSFLIWFSFAPFTGPMAEEFGLSTAEIGILASSAIWMAPFGRMLTGWLSDKFGAPAIFAIVLAYVGVFSIGSAFAQDYSVFFVLRLIVATAGITFVIGIQHVAEWFEEENLGLAEGIYAGVGNAGAAGGALILPRVFGSGWNGPLFSTNWRAAFFYTGIVSILLAIAYYTLGEAAKSEAKRQATKEDTNFKGWLHTATRYGTVVLAAAYIMSFGLELSMNGWLATYYREAFNQDNLVIASTFAATFSIAAGLLRPFGGYGSDLLARKEKNLLPFFKGQYREQWTFLGLCFIVVMMFAMTLAGLSGVLMNAVVIGFLVGTGCAWAEGAIFAQVPAMFPNDSGSVAGVVGGVGTVGGIVYPLFYSAPWLANLHLGYSVAAVTMIPIVLLSAWVFQPEIAKVANTAGFVGSTQEGTTVASGDD
- the nasA gene encoding assimilatory nitrate reductase NasA, yielding MRCAVGCGHMHQGADEGYGIDAVRGDAAHPVSQGLACARGLRESKAPDGEWLTRPMVRSDGELRQTQWDVALARAVEGLQAVHQRDPDSVAVLGSGQQTNEAAYALGKVARGGFGTRNYDANTTLCMASAVTAYYQAFGSDAPPCTYADISGADRHVVWGANPAVAHPVMFRWIQQSAGADGVEIIVVDPVRSETAENSEHHVAPDPGKDLALARAVLARIVETGRVDREFVDAATEGFDDLLATLPDAADAAAEAGVEMAQVDLLADAMDQQALVYWGMGINQHVQGTETARALIDLTLATGNLRPGGGPFSLTGQANSMGTRICSSKGSWPGQRAFEDPDHRRLVADHWGVPVDRLPDDTGPGPVGMLEGEPDAVWAVATNPVAGMPEADSVRETLEDAFVVVQDAFHTETTEIADVVLPAATWGESDGTTTNMERTISRVRSATDLPSGVRPDLDIIATIGSRLFPGLFESTSPDPSDVFDEFTALTEGTVADCSGITYERLDDSHAVRWPAPDGVSSGGYRYYDDESWSFPTASGRAQFSTGRQESLPEPTDDDYPLTLTTAREADGYNTGVRSRGGEAGPLVARIHPETVEEHSGLVTDDRLTVETRRGSATVAIDRDEGVPEGMVWLPIHHPATNRLTLSDRDPQSDEPNFKQCAARLVAAEAELPPATAD